CACTCACATGGCGCCAATAAAGAAAAGAGCATCCCCGAAGGAATGCTCTTTAGATGTGCGGCTGTAGCCGCGGGTAATTATTTTTGAATCGTTGCAACAGCGCCGGCGCCTACGGTGCGGCCGCCTTCGCGAATTGCGAAGCGAGTGCCTTCTTCGATGGCGATTGGAGCGATCAGCTCAACCGTTACCGTGATGTTGTCGCCAGGCATAACCATTTCCGTGCCTTCCGGCAGGTTGATGATGCCCGTTACGTCCGTTGTACGGAAGTAGAATTGGGGACGGTAGCCAGTGAAGAACGGCTTGTGACGGCCACCTTCTTCTTTCGTCAGGACGTAGATTTGAGCGGTGAAGTTCGTGTGCGGTTTAACCGAACCCGGCTTCGCCAATACTTGGCCGCGCTCGATTTCTTTACGGTCAACACCACGGAGCAGTGCGCCGATGTTGTCGCCGGCTTGAGCGGAGTCAAGCAGTTTACGGAACATTTCAACGCCCGTAACGACGGATTTTTTCGTTTCTTCGTTGAGACCTACGATTTCGATCTCATCGCCTACTTTAACCGTACCGCGCTCTACGCGACCCGTAGCAACGGTACCGCGGCCCGTAATCGTGAACACGTCCTCGACCGGCATAAGGAACGGCTTTTCCGTGTCGCGCTCAGGCGTCGGAATGTAGGTATCGATTTGCTCGAACAGCTCAACGATTTTGTCAGCCCAAGGGCCGTCCGGATTGGACAGAGCTTCACGAGCTGCGCCGCGAACGATCGGCGTATCGTCGCCCGGGAATTCATACTCGTTCAGCAGGTCGCGAACTTCCATTTCAACGAGCTCAAGCAGCTCTTCGTCTTCAACCATGTCGCACTTGTTCAGGAATACGACAATGTACGGTACGCCTACCTGACGGGAGAGCAGAATGTGC
This genomic window from Paenibacillus humicola contains:
- the tuf gene encoding elongation factor Tu — its product is MAKAKFERNKPHVNIGTIGHVDHGKTTLTAAITTVLSKKYGGAAVAFDQIDKAPEERERGITISTAHVEYETPNRHYAHVDCPGHADYVKNMITGAAQMDGAILVVSAADGPMPQTREHILLSRQVGVPYIVVFLNKCDMVEDEELLELVEMEVRDLLNEYEFPGDDTPIVRGAAREALSNPDGPWADKIVELFEQIDTYIPTPERDTEKPFLMPVEDVFTITGRGTVATGRVERGTVKVGDEIEIVGLNEETKKSVVTGVEMFRKLLDSAQAGDNIGALLRGVDRKEIERGQVLAKPGSVKPHTNFTAQIYVLTKEEGGRHKPFFTGYRPQFYFRTTDVTGIINLPEGTEMVMPGDNITVTVELIAPIAIEEGTRFAIREGGRTVGAGAVATIQK